In Rutidosis leptorrhynchoides isolate AG116_Rl617_1_P2 chromosome 6, CSIRO_AGI_Rlap_v1, whole genome shotgun sequence, the DNA window TTGTACAGTCTGACATGCCAATCTTCCAATTTATAGTATAATTTAGGACTTACATGTCAAACAGATCTAGGAAAGGTATGTTTCCTTCTGGTGTAGCACCATTTCCATTTAGTAAAAGGTATGTGCCTTGTTTATCTTCCTTTTTAAACTTGGCAATAACATAAGTCCCAACAGGAGTTCTCCGCAACATAGGAGAACCAGGGTCAGAGTAGACATCTTCAGAGGATCGATCAAATAATAAACGCGAAGTCTCGTTGGACCCTGGGGAGACCAACCAGGTTCTTACACGTCGTGTTTTGTACCATGATTCATATATTAGTGCAAGTGAATCATCACCCCAGCTAATTCCTCTGCAAACATTGAAGAGTAAAATTTAGTGCACGTGGCATTGATTCAtaaattattcttattatttaatGAATGCCTGAATAATCAAAGAATCAAAATAAGATTCATTTGTGCCAAACAATAAAAACTGATTACTAGTGACTCTGAAACGAAATAATCATCTAATCAATTTCAAATGTTCTGTCAAATAAGCCCTAACTTAATTGTAACATCAGTTAAATGTGTCCATATGTGATAAAGTACTTACCCATAACGAAGATCAAGCTTATAAAATATTGTTGGCTCTTCACCTTCAGGAGCATCAGCAGATTGTGTGTAGACTATATCACGAGGTGAAACTTCAACTTTGGCATCACCCCCGTCTTGTGTCTCCACCCTTTAATCAAACAACTATTTATAAGGATACCATTTGACCCGGCCCGTTAACAAAGAACTATATACCCAAACCCACTTACACAAAATATACTTATTTTAAACAAAGTCTTGAAGTAAACATACCAGTAGAGAGTCGAAGGCTTATCCGCTCGCCAGTTTAATGATCGCATGCCTTTTCGAACACTATTAAACGCAATGGGAATATCCTCAGCAACAGGTAAATCACAAAGTGTCTTCAAAAACTTTCCCTCAGCTGACCACAAATCAATCTTTTTTGGGAATCTTCCACATGGAACGGTAAAAGAAAATGGTCTATGAATTGAACTAAGTAAAACATATTTATCATCAGGAGACGGATCTAGCGATGTATATATTGCCGGCTCGCCAAATAACTTTACAGTACCATCCAAAGAGACCAAAACAAGCTGTGAGGTggcataatattcaaataaatcttCATCGTATTCATCTTTAAGTAGATCTTGGTACGTTCGAGCTTGAACGATGCTTTTCTGCTCGTTCGTTTGGATTTTTGGACCAGAGGGGACTAACGGTTTCTTTGGTGGGCTTCCTCGAGATGCCGGGATTGTACTAACTAAAAGAGTCGAACTATTCACCCACACATAACTGCAAGTCAAAAGAAAGATGGATTATTACCAAACAAGATGAACCAACTTTCAATTGATTAATTTCAATGAAGATGAGGCGAAAAATTCCACCCATTAATAGGAGTATTGTTCAACCACACATATCTGGATGTTTATGTTATGTTCGAACTCTGACGAGTCAAATGAATTAAAGAACGAAAAATTCGATTGAAAGGAAATGggctaaatgttatacatatagaaGCCAGTCAAAATGTATTGGACTTGACAAAAGTTGACAATTTTATTTTAAAAAGCAGTTTTTGTGATAATATTAAGCATATTAACTAGTTACGCCTATCATAAAGATAGGTTAAAAAAATGTTTGCAGGTCAGCCCAATTCAGCCTGTTTTAACTCGCACCAGAAACTACCCGTTTTAATCTTTTACCCAACCCGTCTGACTAGCTCATTTTGCCACCTTTACAGAAAATGGTCCATACTTATCGAAAACTGCATTGAGAAACACATCTGGTGACTGAAACAAGGGCCTAGCTTTTCCCGTCTCCACATCTGCAACCCATACTCTAAGCTTACTATCACCATCATCATCCTGCTCAGTTCATTCTTCATACGATTAAAAATTACCATACAAAACTTTAACTCGAAACAGAGAGAATAAATAGTATCAGTATTACCTGGTCTTGCCGAATGCTGAACGCCAAATGCTTTCCATCAGTTGACCTTTTTAATAAGAAACAATGAAATTAAATCAGAACAGGTGAAATAGCACACCACAGTAGCATAATATAATAAACTAGAACAAGAATAAAATATGAAGGTTACCAGGTAACAAAATTGAGTTTAGAACCTTCAGGAAAGCCATGTATCAATTTTTCGGGGCCTAATGTACCATCATCCTTTAACTCATGGATCCCAATACCAGTATAAAATGACCTACAAACAAAAAACAATATTTACTCATTCAATAATACATCAAAAACTTCAAAGTATTAAAAAGTGACTTGTATTACAGAATCCATAAATGAAAACCCTCATCACTCACATCCTACTACGTGTATTCGCTTTCGCATCAATACGAACACCTCCAAGTTTTTCCTCTGGTTTTGCCAACTCGGACAATGGAGGTAAAGCTCTTCGCTTTAAAAACAAAATCTTATCTCTCAGTGGAGAAAACGATAAAGCTGGAAGTGGAGGTGCATCAACAATATCTCTAATCTCGGATGGTGGAAGTCGATATCCACCGTTTAATCCTGGTCACAAACCACATTCAAAATAATTACCAGACTGTTAGTCCATTACAAACTCTATATACAATATCGCGAATAATaagactttatttttattttttgaaaggcaagcttgcatcagcgtatcatttatttcaacgacactcatcatttgcacacacacacgcgctttcgggcaggaaacccgaaccacactctgaggatccgacccttaaaccatcccgaggggcaggcgggccggacgttagtcccggagcgggtcggtaaaaccttccctttgggccaccttcaaggaatatatttcaattcctagagcgggtgacgaggttcgaacccgagacctctagccctgcgagtacacaagtgtaaccgcggtaccgctGGACCGAAGATCCGTTGGTAATAATAAGACTTTATTAAACTAACAATAGATGTTAACTCTAAACTTAACTTATACTACAGTACTTTTTTAACCTTAGACTgagaaataatataaatatataattttgagTTATGTGTTAAATCTAATTACATTACTCGTATTAAACATATGTATgtgaaaagaaaaaggaaaaaaaataaacaaaaaattaAGTGTATATATTCCTTTCTAGTACTAATTTTCTTTATTTAATTTAGAATTATTGTAATTGCAGCCCTTAGGAAGTTAGGGAGTGGTTATAATGAAAGTACAACTTCATATCACACAAATAAAGAATCAATAGTCAATAGTTGATAATTAAAAGTTGAACAAAAATCAATTTCATATTAGATTGAAATATATGAAAGTTATACCGTCATCATCTTCAAGTGAGAGTGAAGAGCCATTAGTTCCAGCAGCATCTTCGGTTGCGATTGCGGAAACAGGAACGAGATTGTGTAATCGTGAAGACGACATGGATTGATTAAACggattatttgaaaattttgaagaaGATGAGATACGACAGCGTTTTGAGTGAAGAATAGGGGGAGAATAAGGAGTGAAAAGGTTTGGAGGAGGAGGAAGGAAAAATTGGGGAGAATTAGTTGGAGAAAAAAGAGAGAAACGGTGATAGACTTTATGTAATCGCATTCTTATCACCGATCGAATCTCTCTCTCTTTGATTGACGTAACTTCCAATCTGATGACGTAATCCGATTTGCGAATTTTATAATTTTTTTGAGTGTTGAATTGAAATTGCAATAGTGTACTAGTAGAGAGTGTGATATAAATAGTTGTTGATTCGTGATTGTGTTTCGGTACCTGTTTTTTTTTAATCATAGTCTGTTGCTACTCACCCGATGTCAACCCGATAAAAGAAGATATTTATGAATGGGagagtatatatttaaaataacactaatattataataataataataataataataataataataataataataataataataataataataataataataataataataagggggatgattctcacacacacttttttgatcctcacacactaattgagtattattagaagagtaaaaggttaaaataggtgtgtgagaatcaaaaaagtgtgtgtgagaattatccccttaataataatcataatcataataattataattatatatacccTCCATAAAACTATATGAATATTACGAGTAAGAAATTTATAATCGTAGCTCTAAAAGCAATCCTTAAAATTCTAAGAAATACATTTTTTTAATTATACTTTTGTTACCCTATACTCCGTATACTATTAGCTACCTGTAATTTAGTTGTTTTCTTCACAAAAAACCCTTAAACGACATTTGCTAcgcttatatataaaaaaaaaaaaaatatttgtactCAAACAGAACAGCGATTCTAGATGATAACATCCCACCGCCATTACTTCTTCCTCACGATTTCACCTTCGTGGATGGCGATGGCTTGCGCTATTTTACCTCCATTGTCGTTACTCCCTTACAACCCCTATCTCTGTATTTTATATTCCCTATACATGCTCACCTTCAACCAACCGATTTTGATCTCTCTGTCGTTGTTGGTGATTGAAGATATTAGGGTTTCAATCTGTTGTAGAACCCTAGTTTCTGTTAAAGGAACGACGTTCCAAATTTAGGAACGACGTTCTAAATGAAGGAACAACGTTCCAAAACCAGGAACGACGTTGTGATCAAGGGAATTGGTTAATAGTGAACATAACGAGTTAGAGGCCGTTTCAGGAACGACGTTGTCACAAAAAGGAACGACGTTCTTAATTAGGAACGACGTTCGATATGCAGGAACGATGTTCCTGTGTCTGAGCTGTGTTTTGAACCCATTTTTAAAGGGGTTTTAAATGGGGGCAAGTTGGTctttctgaaggtatttcgtatgcccgagagacatattaaattaatgtggctaatgtgttatgatccaagtcgggtcatactcaataacaagcttaccaacactttatatgtatttattttaacggttggattgttaaataaatacgcgacacttgaactttagaaaaatctattttctaaataataatcacttgagataaattatttggataatttatatatgatgtggatttaattatttataggtttaaataattatgttatgttatattttataaaatggtttataaaattattgcaagtaacaaatacatgtttattttatacaagttttataaaattattacaagttttataaaatcattcttgttataaaataatggatggtgggcagattttggagccccaagaaagtctatcacatgcttattcttgttgctttccataacacaaTTCCACATATACATGTCCTTTGACTAGTAGCAAGACATACATGCAATTATACatcaaaattctgcacaaaactctcctaaaacccagctgaattttgtggccttttgggaggaagaaagggttcttcatttggttattgcaagctcaattcaagtgttattaaatcctaaccaaaggctaggtgttggtgcaaaatcttggggtatttctccttgaggtttcatcactttgaagctccattcttcatcatcttcatcatctttttttgaactaaccctcaactagcttgaggaggtataaactctaaacccactcttagtttataagtatgtttcacaacttgatccttattgggatttaactttaattggttaaagatttacaagtttcaaaatggtaatctacatgcttccgctttcttaattcttaaaatggtttaagtatattttgaacttgttaaaatcccaacaatggtatctagagccgaagttgatggaatatgcttcgagatgatttattaaacccactataattttgcattctatgaacatgcatgaagtagaatgtaaaattttcggttttgggtggtttgtcattttggccaaaatcacttgtgattctgcattctgtattgtcattctgtattgtcaatcacttgtgattctgtactgccaatcacttgtgattctgtactgccgatcacttgtgattctgtactgccgatcacttgtgattctgtactgccaatcacttgtgattctgtactgccaatcacttgtgattctgtactgccaatcacttgtgattctgtattgcctatctcttatgtagttaaagttcacaatctaagccttgaccttatgtttggttgcatgcatggttgattgatatttattcaattggtttgtaataatatttattcatttggcatgtaataattcatttggttatgtaatttattttatatttggtatgtaaaatagattaggttgtaatttcattttttagacaaaatgtattaggatatattttgtaaaatgatgaagaatgatgaagacttgaagaacacatgaagaagcatttggatgcaaggttaagtgggagatttgaaatcccctactttgtgtaattaccccttacccggtggcattttgttttcggctaaacaaaatgcttaccaaaaggcttgattgtgaacatgttgttttgcatgcttggttgttttgtatgattatgtggattgtatgtttgtatgctacaagttaatcacacaagtcgacaactagaaaatggcaatttaattggttaaattataacattattaacgacatgcaaaacgtcaatttaaatggttaaattaaaaatggctaaaaggacattaataatcggttattaagaacatgataaggatcatatatatataaaatggtttatagacatgaaaatggattttcataagaaccatacactaaatgcatgttggtgtatggcataaaagttttctcaaactagaaataatgaaaacttaaaatccctttaacacactaggttaacaagtttaaatgccatcctattgtatgacacttagacgtattaaggaacttataatgggataaaggtcacataaccgttatgagcaaactaatatgattaaggtaaatttcgcacacttgtgggataaaggtcacctaaccacttgtatgttaagtttacatgtctaaacaagtaggacgacttgatttggaaatcatgaacttagggtcaccgaagcatgatgaacaaataggcgttgatgggataatatgtcatgcaaaaggattgcatgatcccataacttagaagttgcaaaaggattgcaattgtcatataatgactacctagctaaatcaaatgacgggataaaggtcacctaaccgaaatttggtttaccgttggattctaaaatttaat includes these proteins:
- the LOC139856120 gene encoding probable glutamyl endopeptidase, chloroplastic, which produces MRLHKVYHRFSLFSPTNSPQFFLPPPPNLFTPYSPPILHSKRCRISSSSKFSNNPFNQSMSSSRLHNLVPVSAIATEDAAGTNGSSLSLEDDDGLNGGYRLPPSEIRDIVDAPPLPALSFSPLRDKILFLKRRALPPLSELAKPEEKLGGVRIDAKANTRSRMSFYTGIGIHELKDDGTLGPEKLIHGFPEGSKLNFVTWSTDGKHLAFSIRQDQQDDDGDSKLRVWVADVETGKARPLFQSPDVFLNAVFDNYVWVNSSTLLVSTIPASRGSPPKKPLVPSGPKIQTNEQKSIVQARTYQDLLKDEYDEDLFEYYATSQLVLVSLDGTVKLFGEPAIYTSLDPSPDDKYVLLSSIHRPFSFTVPCGRFPKKIDLWSAEGKFLKTLCDLPVAEDIPIAFNSVRKGMRSLNWRADKPSTLYWVETQDGGDAKVEVSPRDIVYTQSADAPEGEEPTIFYKLDLRYGGISWGDDSLALIYESWYKTRRVRTWLVSPGSNETSRLLFDRSSEDVYSDPGSPMLRRTPVGTYVIAKFKKEDKQGTYLLLNGNGATPEGNIPFLDLFDIETGDKERIWQSDKEKYYESVVALMSDQTEGDLHVNDLKVLTSKESKTENTQYFIQKWPEKKACQVTNFPHPYPQLASLQKEMVRYKRRDGVQLTATLYLPPGYDPSRDGPLPCLVWSYPGEFKNKEAAGQVRGSPNEFAGIGPTSPLLWLARRYAILSGPTIPIIGEGKEEANDSYVEQLVGSAEAAVEEVIRRGVAHPDKIAIGGHSYGAFMTANLLAHAPHLFCCGIARSGAYNRTLTPFGFQNEDRTLWEATDTYIKMSPFMAANKIKKPILLIHGEEDNNSGTLTMQSDRFFNALKGHGALSRLVILPFESHGYSSRESIMHVLWETDRWLQKFCVSNSSEDAPKIDETEGTAGTEDKAVASGGGAVAEFEDPGFDGLHFNSRSSL